In one Gossypium hirsutum isolate 1008001.06 chromosome D09, Gossypium_hirsutum_v2.1, whole genome shotgun sequence genomic region, the following are encoded:
- the LOC107890884 gene encoding tryptophan aminotransferase-related protein 2 has product MAYILSVFAVRNLLVLSLALNVSLILRVLLLHDSQDGSFNGFFFAEQKEEALATKITRLSSSVAPSSSLTMAEGDEDRVINLDHGDPTMYESYWQKKGDETTVVIPGWQFMSYFSDATRLCWFLEPEFAKQIVRLHNVVGNAVTENRHIVVGTGSTQLFQAALYALSPCAEAEPISVVSAAPYYSSYPLITDCLKSRLYKWAGDARSFSKNGPYIELVTSPNNPDGFARRSVVNGSEGILIHDLAYYWPQYTPISSPANYDLMLFTVSKSTGHAGMRIGWALVKDEDVARKMTKYIEINTIGVSKDSQVRAAKVLKVISDNSEGPNEGDSFFEFSYRVMAKRWKQLREAVQQSGLFSVSDFPPQLCMFLNRVFEPQPAFAWIKCEGDIEDCESFLRGKKILTRGGKHFGVNPKYVRISMLDRDKNYETFVRRLSTIRS; this is encoded by the exons TTGAGGGTCCTGCTTTTGCATGATTCTCAAGATGGGAGCTTTAATGGCTTCTTTTTTGCGGAGCAGAAGGAAGAGGCGCTTGCTACCAAAATAACACGTCTCTCTTCCTCTGTTGCACCATCGTCGTCTCTTACGATGGCTGAAGGCGACGAAGACAGGGTTATCAACCTCGATCA TGGCGATCCGACAATGTACGAAAGCTATTGGCAAAAGAAGGGGGATGAGACCACCGTTGTTATTCCTGGATGGCAGTTCATGAGCTACTTTTCGGATGCCACTAGACTTTGCTGGTTCTTAGAGCCTGAATTTGCAAAACAAATTGTCAGATTACACAATGTGGTCGGAAATGCAGTGACGGAGAACCGGCACATTGTTGTTGGGACGGGTTCAACGCAACTCTTCCAAGCTGCACTCTACGCACTGTCGCCCTGCGCTGAGGCAGAGCCCATTAGTGTGGTTTCAGCAGCCCCTTATTATTCT TCCTATCCTTTGATTACTGACTGCCTCAAGTCTAGGTTATATAAGTGGGCAGGTGATGCCCGGAGCTTTAGTAAAAATGGCCCTTACATTGAACTCGTTACCTCCCCAAACAATCCTGATGGATTCGCAAGGCGCTCTGTCGTCAACGGTAGTGaggggatattaattcatgatctTGCCTATTATTGGCCACAATATACTCCGATATCCTCTCCGGCTAACTATGATTTGATGCTATTCACTGTGTCCAAGAGCACCGGTCATGCTGGGATGCGCATTGG GTGGGCTCTTGTTAAAGATGAGGATGTTGCAAGAAAAATGACAAAGTACATAGAGATCAACACCATTGGTGTGTCCAAGGATTCGCAGGTCAGAGCAGCCAAAGTTTTGAAAGTTATATCGGACAACAGTGAAGGACCAAATGAAGGCGATTCCTTCTTCGAGTTCAGCTACCGTGTTATGGCCAAGAGGTGGAAGCAATTGAGAGAGGCAGTGCAACAGAGTGGGCTATTTAGCGTGTCAGACTTCCCTCCCCAGCTTTGCATGTTTCTCAACAGGGTCTTCGAGCCTCAACCGG CATTCGCATGGATAAAGTGCGAAGGAGATATCGAGGATTGCGAAAGCTTCCTTCGAGGGAAGAAGATCTTGACGAGGGGTGGGAAGCACTTTGGGGTTAACCCTAAGTATGTCCGGATAAGTATGTTGGATCGGGACAAAAATTATGAAACCTTTGTACGAAGGTTGTCTACCATCCGGTCCTGA
- the LOC121220958 gene encoding signal peptidase complex catalytic subunit SEC11A isoform X1: MGWIEENMKSTHIRQIPSQAISLGMVISSALIIWKGLICIIGSESPVVVVLSGSMKPGFKRVHEQRDSKEADILTKDANLYDDRMLCTSSNRWLQQKYIMGRAVGKDPITFTYAYLRACRSQICGSNSKPCSKVFL; encoded by the exons ATGGGGTGGattgaagaaaatatgaaatcaactcatattagaCAAATTCCCTCTCAAGCCATCAGCCTCG GAATGGTTATTTCATCGGCACTGATAATATGGAAAGGATTGATTTGCATTATTGGGAGCGAGTCGCCGGTGGTGGTTGTGCTATCTGGGAGTATGAAACCCGGTTTCAAACGA GTTCATGAGCAGCGAGATAGCAAAGAAGCTGATATACTCACTAAAG ACGCTAATCTCTACGATGACAGAATGTTGTGCACATCTAGTAATCGTTGGTTGCAACAAAAATACATCATGGGCAGAGCTGTTGG AAAGGATCCCATAACGTTCACTTATGCTTACCTGAG AGCATGTAGGAGCCAAATTTGCGGTTCAAATTCGAAGCCATGCTCAAAAGTTTTTCTTTAA
- the LOC121220958 gene encoding signal peptidase complex catalytic subunit SEC11A isoform X2 — translation MVISSALIIWKGLICIIGSESPVVVVLSGSMKPGFKRVHEQRDSKEADILTKDANLYDDRMLCTSSNRWLQQKYIMGRAVGKDPITFTYAYLRACRSQICGSNSKPCSKVFL, via the exons ATGGTTATTTCATCGGCACTGATAATATGGAAAGGATTGATTTGCATTATTGGGAGCGAGTCGCCGGTGGTGGTTGTGCTATCTGGGAGTATGAAACCCGGTTTCAAACGA GTTCATGAGCAGCGAGATAGCAAAGAAGCTGATATACTCACTAAAG ACGCTAATCTCTACGATGACAGAATGTTGTGCACATCTAGTAATCGTTGGTTGCAACAAAAATACATCATGGGCAGAGCTGTTGG AAAGGATCCCATAACGTTCACTTATGCTTACCTGAG AGCATGTAGGAGCCAAATTTGCGGTTCAAATTCGAAGCCATGCTCAAAAGTTTTTCTTTAA
- the LOC107890883 gene encoding NAC domain-containing protein 86-like isoform X3, whose amino-acid sequence MATVGLPPGFRFHPTDEELVNYYLKRKINGQEIELDIIPEVDLYKCEPWELAEKSILPSRDPEWYFFGPRDRKYPNGFRTNRATRAGYWKSTGKDRRVASQNRAIGMKKTLVYYRGRAPQGIRTDWVMHEYRLDDKESEDYCGIQDSYALCRVFKKNGICSETEDQGRCNMLVMECSQSVINDSETMSPDLPLASSSSFIEEEDKDDSWMQFITDDPWCSSNTTALAGDDVSNVALTN is encoded by the exons ATGGCAACTGTGGGATTACCTCCTGGTTTTAGATTTCATCCCACTGATGAAGAGCTCGTCAATTATTATCtcaaaaggaaaataaatggccAAGAAATTGAACTCGACATCATTCCCGAAGTTGATCTCTACAAATGTGAACCATGGGAGTTAGCAG AGAAATCAATATTGCCGAGTAGAGACCCGGAGTGGTACTTCTTTGGACCCCGAGATCGGAAATACCCGAATGGGTTCAGGACAAACAGAGCCACTAGGGCAGGATACTGGAAATCAACTGGGAAGGACAGGAGAGTTGCTTCCCAAAATCGAGCTATTGGGATGAAGAAGACGCTGGTTTACTACAGAGGCCGTGCTCCTCAAGGAATTAGGACAGACTGGGTAATGCATGAATACCGTCTTGACGATAAGGAGAGCGAAGACTACTGTGGAATTCAG GACTCTTACGCACTATGTCGTGTTTTCAAGAAAAATGGCATCTGCTCGGAAACAGAAGATCAAGGGCGGTGTAATATGTTAGTGATGGAGTGCTCCCAATCTGTTATCAATGATTCTGAAACCATGTCTCCAGACCTTCCCTTAGCCTCCTCTTCTTCATTCATCGAAGAGGAAGATAAAGATGATTCTTGGATGCAGTTTATCACTGATGATCCATGGTGTTCTTCTAACACTACTGCTTTGGCTGGAGATGATGTTTCTAACGTTGCGTTAACAAACTAA
- the LOC107890883 gene encoding NAC domain-containing protein 86-like isoform X1, producing MATVGLPPGFRFHPTDEELVNYYLKRKINGQEIELDIIPEVDLYKCEPWELAGQCSYAMVSQMMSGHYNNESVLVLVLNRKKSILPSRDPEWYFFGPRDRKYPNGFRTNRATRAGYWKSTGKDRRVASQNRAIGMKKTLVYYRGRAPQGIRTDWVMHEYRLDDKESEDYCGIQVDSYALCRVFKKNGICSETEDQGRCNMLVMECSQSVINDSETMSPDLPLASSSSFIEEEDKDDSWMQFITDDPWCSSNTTALAGDDVSNVALTN from the exons ATGGCAACTGTGGGATTACCTCCTGGTTTTAGATTTCATCCCACTGATGAAGAGCTCGTCAATTATTATCtcaaaaggaaaataaatggccAAGAAATTGAACTCGACATCATTCCCGAAGTTGATCTCTACAAATGTGAACCATGGGAGTTAGCAG GTCAATGCAGCTATGCCATGGTATCACAGATGATGTCTGGGCATTATAACAATGAATCAGTGCTAGTTTTGGTTCTTAATAGAA AGAAATCAATATTGCCGAGTAGAGACCCGGAGTGGTACTTCTTTGGACCCCGAGATCGGAAATACCCGAATGGGTTCAGGACAAACAGAGCCACTAGGGCAGGATACTGGAAATCAACTGGGAAGGACAGGAGAGTTGCTTCCCAAAATCGAGCTATTGGGATGAAGAAGACGCTGGTTTACTACAGAGGCCGTGCTCCTCAAGGAATTAGGACAGACTGGGTAATGCATGAATACCGTCTTGACGATAAGGAGAGCGAAGACTACTGTGGAATTCAGGTA GACTCTTACGCACTATGTCGTGTTTTCAAGAAAAATGGCATCTGCTCGGAAACAGAAGATCAAGGGCGGTGTAATATGTTAGTGATGGAGTGCTCCCAATCTGTTATCAATGATTCTGAAACCATGTCTCCAGACCTTCCCTTAGCCTCCTCTTCTTCATTCATCGAAGAGGAAGATAAAGATGATTCTTGGATGCAGTTTATCACTGATGATCCATGGTGTTCTTCTAACACTACTGCTTTGGCTGGAGATGATGTTTCTAACGTTGCGTTAACAAACTAA
- the LOC107890883 gene encoding NAC domain-containing protein 86-like isoform X2 — MATVGLPPGFRFHPTDEELVNYYLKRKINGQEIELDIIPEVDLYKCEPWELAEKSILPSRDPEWYFFGPRDRKYPNGFRTNRATRAGYWKSTGKDRRVASQNRAIGMKKTLVYYRGRAPQGIRTDWVMHEYRLDDKESEDYCGIQVDSYALCRVFKKNGICSETEDQGRCNMLVMECSQSVINDSETMSPDLPLASSSSFIEEEDKDDSWMQFITDDPWCSSNTTALAGDDVSNVALTN; from the exons ATGGCAACTGTGGGATTACCTCCTGGTTTTAGATTTCATCCCACTGATGAAGAGCTCGTCAATTATTATCtcaaaaggaaaataaatggccAAGAAATTGAACTCGACATCATTCCCGAAGTTGATCTCTACAAATGTGAACCATGGGAGTTAGCAG AGAAATCAATATTGCCGAGTAGAGACCCGGAGTGGTACTTCTTTGGACCCCGAGATCGGAAATACCCGAATGGGTTCAGGACAAACAGAGCCACTAGGGCAGGATACTGGAAATCAACTGGGAAGGACAGGAGAGTTGCTTCCCAAAATCGAGCTATTGGGATGAAGAAGACGCTGGTTTACTACAGAGGCCGTGCTCCTCAAGGAATTAGGACAGACTGGGTAATGCATGAATACCGTCTTGACGATAAGGAGAGCGAAGACTACTGTGGAATTCAGGTA GACTCTTACGCACTATGTCGTGTTTTCAAGAAAAATGGCATCTGCTCGGAAACAGAAGATCAAGGGCGGTGTAATATGTTAGTGATGGAGTGCTCCCAATCTGTTATCAATGATTCTGAAACCATGTCTCCAGACCTTCCCTTAGCCTCCTCTTCTTCATTCATCGAAGAGGAAGATAAAGATGATTCTTGGATGCAGTTTATCACTGATGATCCATGGTGTTCTTCTAACACTACTGCTTTGGCTGGAGATGATGTTTCTAACGTTGCGTTAACAAACTAA
- the LOC107890883 gene encoding NAC domain-containing protein 86-like (The RefSeq protein has 1 substitution compared to this genomic sequence) has protein sequence MAPVGLPPGFRFHPTDEELVNYYLKRKINGQEIELDIIPEVDLYKCEPWELAGQCSYAMVSQMMSGHYNNESVLVLVLNRKKSILPSRDPEWYFFGPRDRKYPNGFRTNRATRAGYWKSTGKDRRVASQNRAIGMKKTLVYYRGRAPQGIRTDWVMHEYRLDDKESEDYCGIQDSYALCRVFKKNGICSETEDQGRCNMLVMECSQSVINDSETMSPDLPLASSSSFIEEEDKDDSWMQFITDDPWCSSNTTALAGDDVSNVALTN, from the exons ATGGCAACTGTGGGATTACCTCCTGGTTTTAGATTTCATCCCACTGATGAAGAGCTCGTCAATTATTATCtcaaaaggaaaataaatggccAAGAAATTGAACTCGACATCATTCCCGAAGTTGATCTCTACAAATGTGAACCATGGGAGTTAGCAG GTCAATGCAGCTATGCCATGGTATCACAGATGATGTCTGGGCATTATAACAATGAATCAGTGCTAGTTTTGGTTCTTAATAGAA AGAAATCAATATTGCCGAGTAGAGACCCGGAGTGGTACTTCTTTGGACCCCGAGATCGGAAATACCCGAATGGGTTCAGGACAAACAGAGCCACTAGGGCAGGATACTGGAAATCAACTGGGAAGGACAGGAGAGTTGCTTCCCAAAATCGAGCTATTGGGATGAAGAAGACGCTGGTTTACTACAGAGGCCGTGCTCCTCAAGGAATTAGGACAGACTGGGTAATGCATGAATACCGTCTTGACGATAAGGAGAGCGAAGACTACTGTGGAATTCAG GACTCTTACGCACTATGTCGTGTTTTCAAGAAAAATGGCATCTGCTCGGAAACAGAAGATCAAGGGCGGTGTAATATGTTAGTGATGGAGTGCTCCCAATCTGTTATCAATGATTCTGAAACCATGTCTCCAGACCTTCCCTTAGCCTCCTCTTCTTCATTCATCGAAGAGGAAGATAAAGATGATTCTTGGATGCAGTTTATCACTGATGATCCATGGTGTTCTTCTAACACTACTGCTTTGGCTGGAGATGATGTTTCTAACGTTGCGTTAACAAACTAA